The Halichoerus grypus chromosome 3, mHalGry1.hap1.1, whole genome shotgun sequence genome segment TCGCCTGAGCACCGAGCCTGGTTTGCTCACCTTTGAACTGCAAAGGGATCAAGTTCAGCTCGAGTTGCCAGCATTGGgactgggaggaaggagagggagcgtgcaggagagagagtgggagcaggggaaaggggaaaggagaggagggaggagagaggaggaggaggagggaggagagagagggagggaggggagggatcgagagagagcggggagagagagagcctgcaatCTCCTCCCTGAATCGCGCACAGCGCTGCAGATCCCAGTGCTCGGAATTGCGGGCCGAATGCAGGTGAGGAAAGGCACGGACTCTGCGGCTGCGAACCCAAACTTGGGCACCGCGCGGTGCGCACGGCTCAGCCTTCGCCCCCGCGGGCGAACGGCTGCTGCGGTTTCAGGCGGCGGCTTCGTGACTAATGACCTTGCGCAGagttgttaagaaaaaaagagaaacccgAGCTCTTGGGGGTGAGAAGGGACTGACTCTCTGGGCGTCTCTGAAGATGGCTCGGACTGCTCTTCGGCGCGCGGGGGGGACCCGGACGCGGACCGCTGTGTGACGCGAGTGGTCTCCACTGCACGGTGCCCGAAGCGACCTGCCAGGGATTCTTCATTCTCGATCTGTTGAGTGGCTCCCCGCTGCCAGAGCGGAGTCAGAGTTCAGACTGGCTTGTTGCTGGCCCCAGCGCCTCGTGCAGGAAGCAACTCACGTTTGCCTGGGCAGCCGGAGCAGAAGCTGGGTCTGGAGTGAGTGGCTGGAACGTGAATTGGACTCAACTCGAGTAGCAGCAAAGACGAACGGGGTTGGCAGGCGGGGGAGGCTGCAGGCTTGTTCCCCGCCGCTTCCCGGCTCCACCGCCCGCCTGCCGGAGCGGTTCCGGCCCCCATCCGACAGAGCGGGGACCGGAGCTCGGGATCCTCCGCCCGCTGCGGGGATGACTTTGGGGGGGCGCCGAGCCCGCGGCGCGCAGTGTCCCGTGAACTGTGAGTACTGCGACTGAACGGCGGCCGGCGAGCGGGCGATTAGCACCCATTGCATGAATTATGAAACAATAACTTTcagaagaagcagaaggaaaaaaaaaaaagaagaaggatttATCGCTGGTCCCCCTGGCCGACTCCGCACGGTGCtcttgccccctccctcctctccctcctttcccggAGAGAGAAGAAGATTGTGAGGAGGGCAGGCGGTCGGCCCCGTAGGAGGGGGGCGCCGAGGGGGCTGTGATTAGAAGgagcagtagcagcagcagcaggagaagaTGCTGAGGATGCGGACCGCGGGATGGGCGCGCGGCTGGTGCCTGGGTTGCTGTCTCCTCTTGCCGCTCTCGCTCAGCCTGGCGGCCGCCAAGCAACTCCTCCGATACCGACTGGCCGAGGAGGGCCCAGCGGACGTCCGCATCGGCAACGTCGCCTCGGACCTGGGCATCGTGACCGGCTCGGGTGAGGTGACTTTCAGCCTCGAGTCGGGGTCGGAGTACCTGAAGATCGACAACCTCACCGGCGAGCTGAGCACGAGCGAGCGGCGCATCGACCGCGAGAAGCTGCCCCAGTGTCAGATGATCTTCGACGAGAACGAGTGCTTTCTGGACTTCGAAGTGTCGGTGATCGGGCCCTCGCAGAGCTGGGTGGACCTGTTCGAGGGTCGGGTCATCGTACTCGATATCAACGACAACACGCCCACCTTCCCGTCACCCGTGCTCACGCTCACGGTGGAGGAGAACAGGCCGGTGGGCACTCTCTACCTGCTACCCACCGCCACTGACCGTGACTTCGGCCGCAACGGCATCGAGCGCTACGAGCTGCTCCAGGAGCCCGGGGGCggtggcggcggtggcggcggcggcggcggcggcagcggcggcgaaGGCCGGCGTGCTGGGCCTGCCGACAGCGCCCCCTACCCCGGGGGCGGCGGGAACGGCGCGAGCGGCGGCGGCCCCGGCGGCTCCAAGAGGCGGCCGGACATACCAGAGGGCGGCGGCGGGACCAACCCCGGTGGCCGCAGCAGCGTGTTCGAACTGCAGGTGGCCGACACCCCGGATGGCGAGAAGCAGCCACAGCTGATCGTGAAGGGGGCGCTGGATCGGGAACAACGCGACTCCTACGAGCTGACCCTGCGGGTGCGCGACGGTGGCGACCCGCCTCGCTCCTCTCAGGCCATCCTGAGGGTGCTCATCACCGACGTGAACGACAACAGTCCCCGCTTCGAGAAGAGCGTGTACGAAGCTGACCTAGCCGAGAATAGCGCCCCAGGGACTCCCATCCTGCAGCTGCGTGCCGCCGACCTGGACGTGGGGGTCAACGGACAGATCGAGTATGTGTTCGGAGCGGCTACCGAATCCGTGCGGCGGCTGCTGCGCCTGGACGAGACGTCCGGCTGGCTCAGTGTCCTGCACCGTATCGACCGCGAGGAGGTGAACCAGCTGCGCTTCACCGTCATGGCCCGCGACCGCGGGCAGCCCCCCAAGACCGACAAGGCCACAGTGGTCCTCAACATCAAGGACGAGAACGATAATGTTCCGTCCATTGAAATCCGCAAGATCGGGCGTATCCCACTCAAGGACGGGGTGGCCAACGTGGCCGAGGATGTTCTGGTCGACACCCCCATTGCTCTGGTACAGGTGTCCGACCGAGACCAAGGCGAGAATGGGGTAGTCACCTGCACCGTGGTGGGTGACGTGCCCTTCCAGCTCAAGCCGGCCAGCGACACAGAGGGCGACCAGAACAAGAAAAAGTACTTTCTGCACACCTCGGCCCCTTTGGACTATGAGACCACCCGGGAATTCAGCGTGGTCATTGTGGCGGTGGACTCGGGCAGCCCCAGCCTCTCCAGCAACAACTCCCTGGTTGTCAAGGTAGGGGACACCAATGACAACCCGCCCCTCTTCGGCCAGTCCGTGGTGGAGGTTTACTTTCCAGAGAACAACATCCCTGGAGAGAGGGTGGCCACGGTGCTGGCGACAGACGCGGACAGTGGGAAAAACGCGGAGATTGCCTACTCTCTGGATTCCTCCGTGATGGGGATCTTTGCCATCGATCCTGATTCTGGGGACATCCTTGTCAATACGGTGCTGGACCGAGAGCAGACAGACAGGTATGAGTTTAAAGTTAATGCCAAAGACAAAGGCATCCCAGTGCTGCAGGGCAGCACCACGGTGATTGTGCAGGTTGCTGACAAGAATGACAATGACCCTAAGTTTATGCAGGACGTCTTCACCTTTTATGTGAAAGAAAACTTGCAGCCCAACAGCCCGGTGGGGATGGTCACGGTGATGGATGCAGACAAGGGGCGCAATGCAGAGATGAGCCTCTACATAGAGGAAAACAGTAACATTTTTTCCATTGAAAATGACACAGGGACCATTTACTCCACAATGTCTTTTGATCGGGAACATCAGACCACATACACCTTCAGAGTCAAGGCTGTGGATGGGGGGGATCCTCCCAGATCAGCCACAGCCACAGTCTCTCTCTTTGTGATGGATGAGAATGACAATGCTCCCACAGTTACCCTTCCCAGAAACATTTCCTACACTTTACTGCCACCTTCAAGTAATGTCAGGACAGTAGTAGCTACAGTGTTGGCAACAGACAGTGATGATGGCATCAATGCAGACCTTAACTACAGCATTGTGGGAGGGAATCCCTTCAAGCTGTTTGAGATTGATTCCACCAGTGGTGTGGTTTCCTTAGTGGGAAAACTCACCCAAAAGCATTATGGCTTGCACAGGTTGGTGGTGCAAGTGAATGACAGTGGACAGCCTTCCCAGTCCACCACGACTCTGGTGCATGTGTTTGTCAATGAAAGTGTTTCTAATGCAACTGTGATTGACTCCCAGATAGCCAGAAGTTTGCACACCCCACTCACCCAGGATATAGCTGGTGACCCAAGTTATGAAATTAGCAAACAGAGACTCAGTATTGTCATTGGGGTGGTTGCTGGAATTATGACAGTGATTCTAATCATCTTAATCGTAGTGATGGCAAGGTACTGCCggtccaaaaataaaaatggctatgAAGCTGGCAAAAAAGATCATGAAGACTTTTTTACACCCCAGCAGCACGACAAATCTAAAAAGCctaaaaaggacaagaaaaacaaaaagtctaaGCAGCCTCTCTACAGCAGCATTGTCACTGTAGAAGCTTCTAAACCAAATGGACAGAGGTATGATAGTGTCAATGAGAAGCTGTCAGACAGCCCAAGCATGGGGCGATACCGATCCGTTAACGGGGGGCCCGGCAGTCCTGACCTGGCCAGGCATTACAAATCTAGTTCTCCGTTGCCTACTGTCCAGCTTCACCCCCAGTCACCAACTGCAGGAAAAAAACACCAGGCCGTACAAGATCTACCACCAGCCAACACATTTGTGGGAGCAGGAGACAACATTTCAATTGGATCAGATCACTGCTCTGAATACAGCTGTCAAACCAATAACAAGTACAGCAAACAGGTAAGATGTgttccaaatatatttaaatatcccACAAAAGGCTAATAACTCTGAGACAGAGCATCTTCTgtgaagttttgttttctctcttttaagctattatttaaaaatttaatggcAGTAATTTAATGTTAATTCATATATCATTAATTGAATACAGGCCATCTACGCAAGGTGCACCGTTGCATTTTGCAAGTTACCAAACCAGTGTTTACTAAGCTACCTCAGAACATATTCAAAGTAGGCAGTACTTCATACTTGACAGTACTAATTCATCctacattttctgttttcaagataaatatgtatatattgtttgGGTGGTTAGTTTTGacctgaaattattttgttttgtgactACTAAGTGGATAATTACATCCAGGGAGAAAATTTCTAAAGTTACTACTGGTGCCTATGCAAATTGGACACTATAAAAGTTTTAACTGTGTTAATGTATTATGTAGGATTTTACAGATCACGGAGGCTGGCTCATGCAAATATAGTACCAAGTCTGAGATACTTAAATACTGACTACTTTGACATAAAtgttggtttaaaaatatttaatggtatGCAAATATCATGcaaaactacattttttaaaattttattttattatgttatgttaatcaccatacattacatcattagtttttgaggtagtgttccatgattcattgtttgcgtatacatttttaatacttcAGTGTCTGTAACAAACTTCTGTGAGGCTATGCAGTTAGCACTTGCATTCTTCATGTTTGGTATTAAAAGTTTATAAGCAAAAGTAAAGTACAGGACCCTTTTATTATTTAAGCCAAGCAACAGAAATGTTCTTGTTTGATGCACTGTGTACAAGAAAATTTTGGTCTGCATTGTGATGTCCTGACACTATTAAGGTTATATGGAATATTTGATACAGTTGTTTTTCAGTGAAATGTGGAAACAgtttaaaaaagcatattttgaGATGaacttcagaaaatagaaaatttatttttggaagtTTTGCTTGTGTGATATATGTAATGCTTACAAAGTTTACTTTTTACACCCACCAAGGTCTGACACTCAGCCAGTAAAACCTTTTGGAAACTGCTGTGTCTAATGCTGGAGCAACCCCActaataaaataccatatatttCTTATCCTGAGAACTCATCTCAAAAAACACATTTATGACTGTCAAATAATATTGAATAATAGTTTTTCTATTAAATATGCTTTGCATGTGGAATGTGCAATCTGAGAAGAattaaggcaaaagaaaaactTGTTTTATAGCATCATTAAAGATACTATTGATGGGCTCATTGAAGACATAGAAAAGAGATACTAATTCTTTATCactttcatagttttaaaaatcaatttcctaAAGAAATATTTGCTACTTATAGTACCTTACTGTAGCTATTTGGATAAGGAGAAACAGACTTAACGTGGTTTTATATCCAATTGTCAAAGCAATTCAAGAAAATGCAGGCTTGAACTTCATTACATTAAATGGCTTTTGAAAATATGTGATGCCGGTGAGCCTGAGTTACTTATTTCTTTTAACCTGAAATTTACTAAGGGGAGGGTTTATATTTATTGTGTTATTGCTTTACCTGGAGTTAGaagaagatttttgttttgtttgtggtaCTTTTATCAGTTTTGTAAACAAGGACACATCTAGTTAAGATAATACTACATTTTTAAGATCGACTTAGAAACACCCACAAATAAATTTATATCTACAGAAATTTCCTTGGAAAATGATAACTTGTAGTGCAAACGTGTGTGAAGACATCTTTCTGCAGAATGTTTACTTCTTCGCTGTAAACCTAATAGGATGTTTTGTCCTGTGGCTGAATGACATTTGCATTCTAAATTGTGTAATCTTAAACTTTGGAGGGGACATACCAAGTGGCagatttatagatattttatacaACGCCTTCATATGATCTGTGCTGTCACTTAAGCTTTATTTGGCTCATCAAATGAGGTTGGCTCTATATTCTTGAGCATTTAAGACAGCCAATATCAAGACTGTTGTGGCATCCTGTTTAAAAGGCAAAGTGATAGGCTTATAAATAAACTAATGTATGGTGTTAGACTCTTAACAGAACAAAGAAGTCCATATACCAAAATAGAAAACCTGCAAAGCCATCGGTATAAATCATGCAGTTTGCCAAAAGTGACTGGAAAACTTATATGTTGTTCAGTATTCAAAAGATGTGTAAAGTTTTAACCATAATAAATAGCTGagccaaaatgaaataaaggagaaTGAAACACATTCCCCTTAATGTAATTAGTAATAGTAATTGATACTCTTCATCTCTTCAATATTGCTGTCAGGGGACAAGGGATCCATTTACAAAGTTACATTCTGTTTAGACATCTGACACAATAAAAAGGATcttttttgttctgatttttgcTTGTACCATAAGGagatgattttctattttcattttaaaaagatattaactTTAATTGTTATACAACTgccaaaatgtattttctgtggTTAAATTTGatgtaagataaaataaaataaagaacacaagGTTTTGTTATAATTCCCCCCTTTGATACTGAATTTATCTAAGGAAAACCCTGAGGGATGCCATATTTTAATTCCTTATGATAGGGATTAATTAAAAATCAGAGATTTCATCTGACATAAaggcttcattttatttataattttcttgaatTGCCTTACCATAGTTCTTTACCTGTGATACAATGGAAGTGATATCTGTTTACAGTGTTCTTATCTTCATAAGAATTAGACATTTCAAAGTGTTGCTCCTAAATCCTGTTAATGGTTATATTGTAATAAATTAAATAGCTTTGTGGAAATAAGTTTGTAAATAATGCCCTTCcccctttttggtttgttttcacaGGGTCTAGAAATTTTCAAATCAAGCTTCTATAGTTCCTCTTTGGCATAATCTAGATGTGTGTTGCAGAgttgctatatttttttttttcttttctgaaaatcaCACCTTAGCAAAACTGATGATGTAGCCCAGGTTTCCATAGTTCAGGCCTTTGCAGTTCAAACAAAAGCCTTTGCTCTCAAGTAAATAATGTGTCTAGTTGAGCAGAATGTGGATCATTGACAACATTATTGAGATTAAGTGTCCACCTTTCCTTTGCTTGGTAAACCTGGTTTTAGTGGTTGTTCAAGTTTTGTGACTTGGAAATACAATTGTGCTTTTGACTTGTAAAATAAAGACAGAGGCATTCTATTTTCCTACTTACTTTTTAATCTTCAGAGTTTTattatgtgttaaatatttttcaattttcttaaaaaataatataattccaAAAGATTAGTAAGCATATAAAAGTATAGTTACtactttgtttattatttttaggtCCTGTTGAGTTTATTCATGCCATGCTGTTATTTAGATAATGCACTGGcaagtaaaaattttattgtatttagtaAATGGAAAGCAAAGTACTTTACTTTTGGCAAGAGTAGAGAAGATACAGCTTgaataaacattaatttaaaaatccatttgtaGCTGATGCAGAAATACTCAAGAAAAATTCGTATTAAGTCCAGTGAtagtttcccttgcctttggaactGCAGAATGTAGTCTGAATAATGTTCTCTTTAATTGATCAAATTGTATTCAATATATTCATTGTATACTCAGTTAAAAAGatggcagaaattatttttttaaattacttccaGTCTGGAAGCAAACGGATGACTTGCCATCATCTATTAGAGTTTTCAGCACTGAGAAAACTACATGTCAATCTGTTTGTGTATATACATTACACCATACATACATACTACAGTAGAAATGCGTCTTCAGAGTGATGCCAACCACAGCTTCTAGTTTCAATTTGATAAGCATAATTTCTACAATATGATTCTGCTGTGTATAACCAAAAACACTTTTAGGAGGTACAGTGCATCTGCATATGGTGGAATTTCTCTTACACTTGGCCTGATATAATAGACAAGTGACTAATAACTGATGAAAGGTTACATCTTTAGTCAGGAGATATGTACTAAAGCAACATTACCTAGATCTCTGGATGTCTATGCGAAAGGAAAGGGTCATCCACTGATTTGATCTACcttgaatatataaatttttatgggAGTCCAAGTATGACAATTTGAAACTTATCTCAAACTTACCCCAAGTCAATAAATAACTTAGACATGAGACCACAGAGTCAATTTATAGATTTTAAGTAAATCATGCAGCTGGATAAATATAGCAAAATCATTCTTTCTTATTATCTTCTATTTTTGAGTAATTACATACATTATTTGTGGAAAAGTGTACACCTGGTATCTCTTTctccacacaaacacacagatatATTCATATAGACCAACTATGATGCCATTAGACTTTTATTTCACTGtgatattcatttattaatatatgGAACATATTTGAACTTTCAACACATATAAAATTGAAAGAAGATATAATCGACCATTTAGTGTTTGTATCTAAAATCACTGGAGTCATcacattttagaattaaaagaTATCATCCAAACCAGTTCCTTCATTTTATATGAAGAGAGACTGAGGACATTCTCTGTCTGTACCATTGGGGTGTGAATTTGGTTTTCTGCTGGTTCCTTGACTGATGCAATGAAACTTAAGAAGTTGAGGCCTTTATGGTAAAGTAATTAGGTTGAGATCACAAGATTATTGAGGATCCAATGTGGATACAAGTCATGGAATGCAGAGGccagtgcttttgttttttcttttttttttttttttttatcatactaCCTCTAGGAATAAAATTGAACTTATGTAACTTTCTCTGTATGTCTTTCAATAGAGACAGAAATCTGCTGAGATTTACCTGTGTCTGTATAACTATATATTTGGCTATGAAGACTGACTTTTTTGCAATAGAATAGAATTCTGTTTTAGGCTCTAGTTTTTATCTGTAAATTATTGGGGAAATTATAATTCAAATTTTATAGATACTCAAAAGAGAGTAATGGTTCTTTTCCCCTATGTAAAATAGCAATTGATGACACTCATTGAAGTAACTTAACATTGTTTAGAACATATATTCAACAGGTTAATtgacagaatttttaattttaacagaacCGTGACAACAGATGTAAGCTCCTATCTGGGATTAGTATCTCctcaataaaaacataattttaattgaaattaataGAAGCTTTCTATACAGCGTGTATGGAAGTTTATATGCATTCTAATTGGGATAATCTTTTACCTTTTGCACCAATATAGATGATTCTATTTGCCTTCTATGCTCCTTTACGTTTTGCCAACTCTGCAGGCGTGCTCTACCTTCGTAGCGTCTTTAACACACAATCGTGAACTAAGTTTTCCTCTAAATTTGTTTTctagcaaatttttttaaaaatgtgacagtttttaaatttttcaattgGATTGCCTCCTTTGTTAGGCAATTAATCACTCTAGTgtatcatatttaaattttatatagtgATAAAATGCAATGATTGAGTATATtaatttcaagaataaaatttgaactgttttaaaaactgaatgtaGTGTGACAACCATTGCTTCACAATAGCTACCCATGCTATTAGATATTTTACCATCATTTCTTTTCCTGGGACAGGATGGTGGTGGAGGTTATGCTGGAAATTTAGTATAATAATTGTTTAGAGCTTTATGTTTAAGCTGTATGTAAGCAGTTTTTAGACTATAGCAAGGTTCCCCATCCATTTATTTACTGTGACTCTATAGAAATAGTAAGATCTGTTCATATAGATCTTGAGTcagctttacttttctctcttatttattttaaaagccctTAGAATCTTTTCTAAAGCAAGGACTCTGTTTTGGAACATTACACAGTGCTTTATTTAGCATTAGTGTTGCGGGAGAAATCACATTCCAAGAAGAATTGAGCTGAAACCACTAAAACTAATCTTAATTATCACTTCTGGTGAATTAATGTTTTAAAGGCAGAATAAAGGTTTATTTTCAGGAGTTTGGTGATGTTTGTATTGAACTCTAATGCTGtgtacaaacaaaaaaactattaaagCTTCTGAGTAGGATTCATCTGACaagttaactttttttccccctgagcatttttattatttacaaacagataatttgtaaataaaaatactctgCAACAAAACCTTTACCACAGCATTCTGATTGGGTATAAGACATTGGGGGAAAATTCttcctcaggcttttttttttttttttttttaatctgcataaatctttattttccttctttcagatGCGTCTACATCCATACATTACTGTG includes the following:
- the PCDH7 gene encoding protocadherin-7 isoform X12, with amino-acid sequence MLRMRTAGWARGWCLGCCLLLPLSLSLAAAKQLLRYRLAEEGPADVRIGNVASDLGIVTGSGEVTFSLESGSEYLKIDNLTGELSTSERRIDREKLPQCQMIFDENECFLDFEVSVIGPSQSWVDLFEGRVIVLDINDNTPTFPSPVLTLTVEENRPVGTLYLLPTATDRDFGRNGIERYELLQEPGGGGGGGGGGGGGSGGEGRRAGPADSAPYPGGGGNGASGGGPGGSKRRPDIPEGGGGTNPGGRSSVFELQVADTPDGEKQPQLIVKGALDREQRDSYELTLRVRDGGDPPRSSQAILRVLITDVNDNSPRFEKSVYEADLAENSAPGTPILQLRAADLDVGVNGQIEYVFGAATESVRRLLRLDETSGWLSVLHRIDREEVNQLRFTVMARDRGQPPKTDKATVVLNIKDENDNVPSIEIRKIGRIPLKDGVANVAEDVLVDTPIALVQVSDRDQGENGVVTCTVVGDVPFQLKPASDTEGDQNKKKYFLHTSAPLDYETTREFSVVIVAVDSGSPSLSSNNSLVVKVGDTNDNPPLFGQSVVEVYFPENNIPGERVATVLATDADSGKNAEIAYSLDSSVMGIFAIDPDSGDILVNTVLDREQTDRYEFKVNAKDKGIPVLQGSTTVIVQVADKNDNDPKFMQDVFTFYVKENLQPNSPVGMVTVMDADKGRNAEMSLYIEENSNIFSIENDTGTIYSTMSFDREHQTTYTFRVKAVDGGDPPRSATATVSLFVMDENDNAPTVTLPRNISYTLLPPSSNVRTVVATVLATDSDDGINADLNYSIVGGNPFKLFEIDSTSGVVSLVGKLTQKHYGLHRLVVQVNDSGQPSQSTTTLVHVFVNESVSNATVIDSQIARSLHTPLTQDIAGDPSYEISKQRLSIVIGVVAGIMTVILIILIVVMARYCRSKNKNGYEAGKKDHEDFFTPQQHDKSKKPKKDKKNKKSKQPLYSSIVTVEASKPNGQRYDSVNEKLSDSPSMGRYRSVNGGPGSPDLARHYKSSSPLPTVQLHPQSPTAGKKHQAVQDLPPANTFVGAGDNISIGSDHCSEYSCQTNNKYSKQDTVIALGYLDNPGKSPYFKVSVVKEVMVSRSK
- the PCDH7 gene encoding protocadherin-7 isoform X8: MLRMRTAGWARGWCLGCCLLLPLSLSLAAAKQLLRYRLAEEGPADVRIGNVASDLGIVTGSGEVTFSLESGSEYLKIDNLTGELSTSERRIDREKLPQCQMIFDENECFLDFEVSVIGPSQSWVDLFEGRVIVLDINDNTPTFPSPVLTLTVEENRPVGTLYLLPTATDRDFGRNGIERYELLQEPGGGGGGGGGGGGGSGGEGRRAGPADSAPYPGGGGNGASGGGPGGSKRRPDIPEGGGGTNPGGRSSVFELQVADTPDGEKQPQLIVKGALDREQRDSYELTLRVRDGGDPPRSSQAILRVLITDVNDNSPRFEKSVYEADLAENSAPGTPILQLRAADLDVGVNGQIEYVFGAATESVRRLLRLDETSGWLSVLHRIDREEVNQLRFTVMARDRGQPPKTDKATVVLNIKDENDNVPSIEIRKIGRIPLKDGVANVAEDVLVDTPIALVQVSDRDQGENGVVTCTVVGDVPFQLKPASDTEGDQNKKKYFLHTSAPLDYETTREFSVVIVAVDSGSPSLSSNNSLVVKVGDTNDNPPLFGQSVVEVYFPENNIPGERVATVLATDADSGKNAEIAYSLDSSVMGIFAIDPDSGDILVNTVLDREQTDRYEFKVNAKDKGIPVLQGSTTVIVQVADKNDNDPKFMQDVFTFYVKENLQPNSPVGMVTVMDADKGRNAEMSLYIEENSNIFSIENDTGTIYSTMSFDREHQTTYTFRVKAVDGGDPPRSATATVSLFVMDENDNAPTVTLPRNISYTLLPPSSNVRTVVATVLATDSDDGINADLNYSIVGGNPFKLFEIDSTSGVVSLVGKLTQKHYGLHRLVVQVNDSGQPSQSTTTLVHVFVNESVSNATVIDSQIARSLHTPLTQDIAGDPSYEISKQRLSIVIGVVAGIMTVILIILIVVMARYCRSKNKNGYEAGKKDHEDFFTPQQHDKSKKPKKDKKNKKSKQPLYSSIVTVEASKPNGQRYDSVNEKLSDSPSMGRYRSVNGGPGSPDLARHYKSSSPLPTVQLHPQSPTAGKKHQAVQDLPPANTFVGAGDNISIGSDHCSEYSCQTNNKYSKQDTVIALGYLDNPGKSPYFKPFRRVTFSVVSQPQDPHQGSLQSCYDSGLEESETPSSKSSSGPRLGALPLPEDNYERTTPDGSVGVAAITTFPFLPFPHGKTHGRRVLLRPLH
- the PCDH7 gene encoding protocadherin-7 isoform X9 produces the protein MLRMRTAGWARGWCLGCCLLLPLSLSLAAAKQLLRYRLAEEGPADVRIGNVASDLGIVTGSGEVTFSLESGSEYLKIDNLTGELSTSERRIDREKLPQCQMIFDENECFLDFEVSVIGPSQSWVDLFEGRVIVLDINDNTPTFPSPVLTLTVEENRPVGTLYLLPTATDRDFGRNGIERYELLQEPGGGGGGGGGGGGGSGGEGRRAGPADSAPYPGGGGNGASGGGPGGSKRRPDIPEGGGGTNPGGRSSVFELQVADTPDGEKQPQLIVKGALDREQRDSYELTLRVRDGGDPPRSSQAILRVLITDVNDNSPRFEKSVYEADLAENSAPGTPILQLRAADLDVGVNGQIEYVFGAATESVRRLLRLDETSGWLSVLHRIDREEVNQLRFTVMARDRGQPPKTDKATVVLNIKDENDNVPSIEIRKIGRIPLKDGVANVAEDVLVDTPIALVQVSDRDQGENGVVTCTVVGDVPFQLKPASDTEGDQNKKKYFLHTSAPLDYETTREFSVVIVAVDSGSPSLSSNNSLVVKVGDTNDNPPLFGQSVVEVYFPENNIPGERVATVLATDADSGKNAEIAYSLDSSVMGIFAIDPDSGDILVNTVLDREQTDRYEFKVNAKDKGIPVLQGSTTVIVQVADKNDNDPKFMQDVFTFYVKENLQPNSPVGMVTVMDADKGRNAEMSLYIEENSNIFSIENDTGTIYSTMSFDREHQTTYTFRVKAVDGGDPPRSATATVSLFVMDENDNAPTVTLPRNISYTLLPPSSNVRTVVATVLATDSDDGINADLNYSIVGGNPFKLFEIDSTSGVVSLVGKLTQKHYGLHRLVVQVNDSGQPSQSTTTLVHVFVNESVSNATVIDSQIARSLHTPLTQDIAGDPSYEISKQRLSIVIGVVAGIMTVILIILIVVMARYCRSKNKNGYEAGKKDHEDFFTPQQHDKSKKPKKDKKNKKSKQPLYSSIVTVEASKPNGQRYDSVNEKLSDSPSMGRYRSVNGGPGSPDLARHYKSSSPLPTVQLHPQSPTAGKKHQAVQDLPPANTFVGAGDNISIGSDHCSEYSCQTNNKYSKQDTVIALGYLDNPGKSPYFKPFRRVTFSVVSQPQDPHQGSLQSCYDSGLEESETPSSAAPFQGVQVLKEWAVLIQAMYSPCISPNLSSCLGSNSALEATPLVRYL